The following proteins are encoded in a genomic region of Micrococcaceae bacterium Sec5.8:
- a CDS encoding ATP-binding cassette domain-containing protein, which translates to MIEARGLTKVYGDKTAVAGVNFTVQAGRVTGFLGPNGAGKSTTMRMIMGLDRPTSGTVTVNGAPFARHAAPLRDVGALLDAKAVHTSRSAYNHLRAMAATHSIPKKRVHDVIEMTGLADVAKKKVGGFSLGMGQRLGIAAALLGDPQTIILDEPVNGLDPEGVVWVRNLVKYLASEGRTVFLSSHLMSEMAVTADHLIVIGRGRIIADAPIQDIITGKGQIRTRVRTDAPDQLMRLLARDGVSVELQETELLEVTGLDPRGIARAALENHVMVYELTPLQASLEEAYMELTKDEVEYHSLITTGGAAPVQTGGN; encoded by the coding sequence TTACGGCGATAAAACCGCCGTCGCCGGCGTCAACTTCACCGTCCAAGCCGGCCGGGTCACCGGCTTCCTGGGCCCGAACGGCGCCGGCAAGTCCACCACCATGCGCATGATCATGGGACTGGACCGGCCGACGTCGGGCACCGTCACCGTCAACGGCGCCCCCTTTGCCCGGCACGCCGCCCCGCTGCGGGACGTCGGCGCGCTGCTTGACGCCAAAGCCGTCCACACCAGCCGCTCCGCGTACAACCACCTCCGCGCCATGGCAGCCACGCACAGCATCCCCAAGAAGCGTGTCCACGACGTCATCGAGATGACGGGACTGGCCGATGTGGCCAAGAAGAAGGTCGGCGGCTTCTCGCTCGGCATGGGGCAGCGGCTCGGGATCGCCGCCGCGCTGCTCGGCGATCCGCAGACCATCATCCTGGACGAGCCGGTCAACGGTCTGGATCCCGAGGGTGTCGTCTGGGTCCGCAACCTCGTGAAATATCTGGCCTCCGAGGGGCGCACGGTCTTCCTCTCCAGCCACCTGATGAGCGAAATGGCCGTCACCGCGGACCACCTGATCGTCATTGGCCGCGGCCGGATCATCGCCGACGCGCCGATCCAGGACATCATCACCGGCAAGGGCCAGATCCGCACGCGCGTCCGCACAGACGCGCCGGACCAGCTGATGCGCCTGCTCGCCCGCGACGGGGTGTCCGTGGAGCTGCAAGAAACTGAATTGCTCGAGGTCACCGGCCTGGATCCGCGCGGGATCGCCCGGGCCGCCCTTGAGAACCACGTCATGGTCTACGAACTCACCCCGCTGCAGGCCAGCCTGGAGGAGGCCTACATGGAACTGACCAAGGACGAGGTCGAATACCACTCGCTGATCACCACGGGCGGCGCCGCCCCCGTCCAGACCGGAGGCAACTAA